From a region of the Saccharomycodes ludwigii strain NBRC 1722 chromosome VII, whole genome shotgun sequence genome:
- a CDS encoding NMT1/THI5 family protein (similar to Saccharomyces cerevisiae YDL244W | THI13 | THIamine metabolism), giving the protein MTTDKITFLLNWQTAAYHIPIYLAQTKGYFKEQGLDIAILEPSNPSDVTELIGSGKVDMGLKAMIHTLAAKARGFPVTSVASLLDEPFTGLLYLKGSGITEDFQSLKGKKIGYVGEFGKIQLDELTKHYGMTPNDYTAVRCGMNVAKYIIEGKIHAGIGIECIQQVELEEYCKKQGRPVTDVQMLRIDKLACLGCCCFCTILYICNDEFLAKNGDKVRKFLIAIKKATDDVLNHPEQSWATYTDLKPQLNTDLAYKQYQRCFAYFSSSLYNVHRDWKKVTGYGKRLEILPLDYKSNYTNEYLSWPEPNEVEDPLEAQRLMGIHQEKCREEGSFKRLVVPLKH; this is encoded by the coding sequence ATGACCACTGATAAAATCACCTTTTTACTTAACTGGCAAACTGCTGCATACCACATTCCAATTTATTTGGCTCAAACCAAGGGATACTTCAAAGAGCAAGGCTTAGATATTGCTATTTTGGAACCAAGCAATCCATCCGATGTAACTGAATTAATTGGGTCTGGTAAAGTCGACATGGGTTTGAAAGCTATGATTCACACTTTGGCCGCTAAAGCTAGAGGGTTCCCTGTTACTTCTGTTGCCTCTTTGTTAGACGAACCATTCACTGGGTTATTGTACTTGAAAGGCAGCGGTATCACTGAAGATTTCCAATCTTTGAAGGGTAAAAAGATTGGTTATGTTGGTGAATTTGGTAAGATCCAATTGGACGAATTGACCAAGCATTATGGTATGACACCAAACGACTACACTGCTGTTAGATGTGGTATGAATGTTGCCAAATATATCATCGAGGGCAAGATTCATGCTGGTATTGGTATTGAATGTATTCAACAAGTGGAATTGGAAGAATACTGCAAAAAGCAGGGCAGACCAGTTACTGATGTTCAAATGTTGAGAATTGACAAGTTGGCTTGTTTGGGTTGTTGCTGTTTCTGTACTATTTTGTACATTTGTAATGATGAATTTTTGGCCAAGAATGGAGACAAAGTTAGAAAGTTTTTGATTGCCATTAAAAAGGCCACTGATGATGTTTTGAACCACCCAGAACAATCTTGGGCTACATATACAGATTTGAAGCCACAATTGAATACTGATTTGGCTTACAAACAATACCAAAGATGTTTTGCTTACTTTTCCAGTTCTTTGTACAATGTGCATCGTGATTGGAAAAAAGTTACTGGGTACGGTAAGAGATTGGAGATTTTGCCATTGGATTACAAGTCCAATTACACCAATGAATATTTGTCATGGCCAGAACCCAACGAAGTGGAAGACCCATTAGAAGCCCAAAGATTGATGGGTATTCACCAAGAAAAATGCAGAGAAGAGGGGTCTTTCAAGAGATTAGTTGTTCCATTGAAACATTGA